The genome window ACCTAACACAGTCTGATAATAGGGCCTTATAGTGGCCTGTGCTAGGATATTGTGGAATAACAACCACTTAGACACTACATCTCCAACCATCCCCTTCACATCACTCCATATGTGATTCAATTTATCCTTCACATGGCCTTTTTTCCTGTAGATGCCGGGATCCCACTATAGTACAGGGTCCTATTGTGGTGGTACCGAAGGTGGAGTTAGCGTCGTACTCTATGATCTCTTAAGGGGAAACTAAGTCTACCTCCTCccttgtggttgtggttgtggttgtggttgtgttGATCCATTACCACTACCACCTGCTTTAGATGGATTAGCTCGTCCCCTAGACTATCATTGTCTATCCTGTTCATGAAAACTGGCTTTGGTCCTCACCTGTGCCTACCGAAAATTGCTAGCCTCTGCCTTTGTCTCCACATCCATCGACACATAAATAGGGTCATCATTATCACCCCTGTAATCATCATCCCCTGTCCTAGCTGATGGCTAGATCTGCCTCCTAAAATTCCACctcatcttctccttttctGCCTCCCTCCAAGTCCCTCTCCTCATGTGCGTAGCTATGACCCTAGAAATATTCACAGGAACCATCGGGCATGTGGCCACATCTTTGGCATTCCTAGACAAATGTTGTTTTAGTCTTGTAGCCCCACCACCCATCATCTACTTTCCACAATAATTACACTTCTTTTTTCTCGTCACCATCAATTGTCACTCCATGCTTCCACACTGTCTCCCCTGTCGTAATCTCCTCCCCGTGCAAACTTTATCTCACCATCGTACAACATGAAGAAAACAAGCAATCGTTAATGGAGACCACTAAAACAACTATCTAGCTACATATTCTTTTTCCGCTAGcccttctattttcttcttaactaaaagtaaaaaaaaaaggcctaatACAATAAAAGCATAATAAGCCTCATATGCACTTCACAACACATTGAAATTACTTCGATCATTTCCAAAccaaaacataatattttttccctattttttaaaattttaaatattttcataaCTTTGGGGCAAAAAAAATTACCAGTCATAAAAAAAGTTCTGACTCTGTAGATTGGCTAACATTGTCTAACATATTTATAACTAAGCCCCATCCAGTTTATACTAATCCtaattttttcacatttttgttgcaggaaaatccatttttgaaactaaaaaaataaattatttttatgtatACACAGAAAAAAATTTCCGACACCATGAGGTTGTAGATTGGCTTTCAGTATTTGACATATAAAATTCCATCATCAATCATCGGgtatttatcaattttttttgcaaataaTCACTTTTGGGAAAAGTTCATTCACCTGGAACTGTTGAATATGGCCAAATCTTCACCAATATGCAGAGCAACCGATCTCTTTGGAGTGATGTGGCAACCCCCAACAGCATATTCCAGCAGTTCGATGGGGTGAGGTGGATAAAATCCAAGCAAATGaggtgttttcttcttctcccaggCAAAAGAACTGACACTGACGAGTTATGGTCATGTTGAAATTCACAAAAATTTGGCGAAATTACGCAGAGAATTAGAACCATGGGTAAGATACACAAACCAGAACCCAGTCAACTCCACTGTCAGCCAACTATAAATCATATGCCATTGAATGTTAGACCACTTCCAACAAAGTTTGAATTAATGGATGTACCCAACAAACTACtgacaaatgaaaaaaattctgAAGTAAACATGTTAACttaatgaacaaaaaaagataCACATGCATAAAAGATAAACATCAATCTGACAAGAaccaagaataaaataaaaataaaaatggaaaaaaaaattatacatatgAAGTACTTACTCTGTTATAAATCAAGTCTATGATTACATCCACAAACTGAAGTACTTCATATGTAACGATGCAAGGACCTTCAGGCAACCATTGAGCTCATCAACTTGAGCTCAACTTCAGGTTCAGGGACATTTTAGCTCAATCTCTCTACTAAACAGCAACTGGAATCTCTATTTGGCCAAGGCTTTTCGTTGAAGATGATAAATCCAACCCTGAGTTCTTCTCCAGCACAGTAAGAACAATCTGATTTGCTTCGTTAGGCATGCCAGCCTTCAAAAGGCGAGATACCAAAGAATTGACAGTAATGGTATCCGGGATGCAACCAGTAGTTAACATCTTATGGAAAATACTGATCGCTTCATTCATTCTCCCTTTCATACAATGCCCAATGATTAGAATAGTAAATGTCAATTTATCTGGGTTGCATTTTTTCTCCTCCATTTCTGTCACAATCAAATTGGCCTCATCTACATTGCCGGCCTTACAGAAACCATCAACCACAGGGTTGTACATAAACGGCTGGGGAATAATATTCTTCCACTCCAACTGCCTCATAAATTCACAAGCTTCATTTAGCCTATTCTCTTTACAAAAAGCATTGATGAGAATAGCAAAAGTATATTCATTCGGAGAAAGATTTCGTCTGCACATTTCATGCCAAAGCTTGAAACCCTGATCGACCTGACCACTTCGGCAGTAACCATCAATCAAGGAACTAAATGTAACCACATCAGGATGATATCCCTGAATAAGCATCTTCTCATATATGGTCAGTGCTGACCCCATATCACTAGACTTACCAAAGCCATCAATAAGAACATTGTAAGTAATCAAATTTGGTTTTACACCAGAAAAAACCATCTCGTCAAAAAGATTAGAAGCTTCTTCCATCCGTCCCAACTTGCAGTAACCTGATATGACTGATGTGTAAGTCACAACATCTGGTGAAAAATCGTGCTTGGACTGAATTTCTTTTAACAACCCATGCCCTCTATCGACTTCACTAGCCCTAGACAATCCGTTAATAAGTGTGTTATAGGTAACAACATCAGGACAGCATCCAAAATTGCCCATGTCATTAAAAAACTCAAATCCCTTATCTACTTCTCCTAATCTGCAGAAGCCTCtgattaaaatattaaaagtaCAAGTATCTGGACAGAAACCGGACTTCAGAAGCTCTCTAAAGAGACAAACAGCCTCATCCACCCGATTACTTTTTACCAAGTGATTCAATAGTTTATTGCATAAGAATGGATTCACACTTCTTCCACTGCCTTGAGCTTGAGAAAGCAAATCTTTGGAAATACTGAACTTACCCACTTGTGCACATGAAGATACAAAAAACCCCAATATGAAGCTATCAGGCAAATGCCCATCGATTCTCAAACAATCAAAAACCAATTTTGCTGAATCATGGAGTCCCACTTGACTGAGAGACTTCACTAGAAAATTATAAGTTTTGACAGAATGATGAAGCTCCAACTTCACTCTACtaaattcaaacaatttcaaAGCCAACTTCGGATTGTTCAAGCGTTTAATGGCCTCATAAGCAATTGAAGGATTCAAGACCTTACTGAAATAATAAAAGCAAGAATCCAGAGACGATGAGTGCACACAAAGAGCACATACAACCTTTATGATCCAAGCATCACGTTGATTCTCCGATATGGGTTTAGGGTAAGGACCTCTAAAAGCATGATCGTGAAACCAGACGATGGGTATGTCAGAAGCTCGAAATCTTAATCGAGTGCTGAAGAACAAGAGAAAGGTCATCCGGAATGAGAGCCCATTACTCGAACGACTCAAATTTCTGCAACCAATGTTTTGGAGAATCCTTCTCTTTCACTACCCtgatttaaaatcaaattttcgTTAACAATCTGCAACGATGACAATATCGAGAGCTCCAAAGAGAGTAGCATTGTTCACTTAGAAATGCCCAGGCAGAAACTCAACAATTAGCTCTGAGAAAGAAGATTTTCCTCTTGTTTCTATCAAACGGAAAGCAGATGGAAAGGAgacgaagagagagaaaaccgaACCTGCTGATTGCAGCTCCTCTTGGAGCCACGCTGGTTATACCGTTTCGATTGGCCGATCACCGGAAGATTACGAGAAGAGGGGGTTTGCAGGAGACAGCATATACTCAAAAAGTCAcgactgctctctctctctctctctctctctctctctctctcataccgGCTAgaggagagagtgagtgaaGATGGGGGATCCGTATAATAGGGCTAAAAATTGTAATATAAAAAGATTCTAATACTGCCAATCCAGAAGTATACACACTAAGATAAGAGGATATATACCCCTTGATTGAgatattttatctttgattAATTTAAACCAATGGTTAGATTGTTCTCTGCAGTTATTGATGATCTGATGTTTAGACTTCAGACTTGAACATCCTTCTCCTTTGCCAAATGGGAGTGGAGCATGCTGGGTGAATTGCCTATATGGATGCTGAAagaatgattattattattattattttttttaatataaggATAGAGATAGAAACATATATCAATCATTGTGTCCTATaatgtttttccatttattgtcttttttttcctaggcatccaaataaaattcacgaaaatttttaagagaaaaactTATATAATAATTGTAATGGGTTCTTTGAACCATTTGATTTACGCAATCAAATGCATCCTAAGGGTATTAAATCAACAACCAAGTAATGTCATGCTGGATAAAACTAAAACTTTAACTTTGTAAACAAGAAACTCATAGGTCTTGAGTTTACCTAAAAACATaaaggtcttcttcttctacttatGTTAGGTTTTACCAAATTTCGTTTGTCATATAACAATATAGGGCAATAAAACTTAATTATAACGGGATAgttgagttggcaagggaccttcgcctaaGGAAACATATAGTTCTCAGTTTGACTCATTTTACCTCCTTGGAATCACTCACACaaaggtgtttagtgctcttcactacctaaaaaaaacttaaaatattCAAAATGTAAAACATTTGATGTGGCCAATTCACAACATTCATTAGATATCTAAATGAAAGAAATTGCCACATCGCCTTCAGGTAAGGTATCATCTGGCTTATTGAGCTGGCTAACTAATTTGAACAATTGGCTTGAAGGATCACATGTATCATCAGCCAAGCACTTGCAAGCATTAGTGACAAACTGACACTGGTATTGCTAGTCTATTATCCAAGCATGCGATGCCAATAGTTGACAAGTGCATTACAGAATCTGATATCTTCTCCCATTTGGAAGTAGTGTCATTACAGTTTCTCCCAAGCTTGGGTGGTTGACCAAATCCATCAGCTTGTAAGCATAATGATGTTCCATTCAGCAGCAGTCTTTTCAGTTGTGTAGTCCCAGGCTTGGCTTTTGTCACAGAGACCTAGCTTCAATGTTTGTGTTTCTAATTGTTCTAGGACATAAAGGCCAGTCGATGGATGGAAGATTACCAAATAATACTCTAATCCAGATCCTGGACCTGCATTGGACAACAATATGGGTTTATCCTATAAACTACTTGCCAAATGGCAGGCTTGGATGAATGTAGTGGATACATTTGACAATGGGCCAATGCCTATTTTCTAGAAAAAATTAAGCTCAAAACTGGTAAGAAAAGGATAAAACTGGGTTTGGTAGTTATTCAGTTCTAGAAATGACGTTtcgtattaaaaataaaattttcaatttctttgccAAAATgttattttaaaacaaaaaaaaatggtgtttggtgaacctatttcAGGATCGATTACCctagtttattttttttcttgggtatttGGAATGAAACCAAAATGACGGAACAAAGTTTCATTGTCCCATCATTTGGTGTTTCTAGCATTCTCCCCTCTCTCCCCcgcttttcataaaaaaaaaaaaaaaaaaaaattataatatatataaataaaaaaaaataaaaaaaataaaaaataaaatatcaaaaaacaTCAAGTTGCcgttttttttgttcccatagaacgaaaaaacgtcataaacatttttctgaatgactaccaaacacagcctaagccTTCCCAGCCCCAAGATTGGACTGGGCTGGGCTAGGATTGGAATATAAAACCTAAGAATGGATTAAGATTGGACTAGCCTAGCCCACTTGGCTTAAGTGGCACTTCTTAATAAtgatttgaaaatataaaataaaagaaagtttcTTTCACTATAGTGAAGGGCTTACTCATGAATCTAAGATCATTATAACTCTTTCGCTATATGTTGAAAAGAGAGTGGTGAAAGAGAGtcaaaaaagggagaaaatggaTCCTTAGAGCACAATgcatcaatcaaaagaaagaaagggtagacACACCAAGGACCATCAAAGGAGAGAAATGGATAGGGATGAAAGGGAAGACAAAAGTACTGAGAGGGGAAGGATGATCACCCCAATAATAAAGGATAGGGGAGAAAAGAATGGAGGCTGGGATCATCAATTTTGAATGTGCCTCCTAGTTTCATATTAGTAGACATAAATTGGGATGCTCAAATGAGATCGATATTTTGATTTAACTGATCATGTTATCtatctgctgatggccatgccttGAGGCTCTAAGGGTGGGAAGGAGATTATTACATTTCGGGGCATGTGATTATTGAtagcaggattttttttttcaagacaaAACAATAAATGAAGCCTTAATGtatgaaaaagagagaaagaaagatggaTATACCTAGAAAGCTCTTAAGATGCTGAAACGAACGAAGTTAgaatttttctctttaatatcAGCCAAAGAGGTTGGATAGTCCCAGGACTATATATGAAAGGCTTTACTACACAAGGGAGAGGGGAAGGGGTACCATAAGGCACAAGGTGAAGATAAGAGAGTCAAACCCGTGACTTCTTAAGAACTTGCACTCTACCAGCAAGGCACAAACCAACTTCACTAGCAGTTGTCTTTAAGGGGTTACAAAATAGGCTGGCTGGTGAGTTGAATACCATATAAATCTTAATACATGTATTAATAATAAactatttatattattattattaagggagtcaattatttgattttcttatcaaaaagatttaaaatttttaatttttttttttgttttgttttaaatcaacatcaaataattttttcataacCTCATAATCGAAATTGATCCAAATCAATTCGTTTCTTCAATTCCTATTCGAAAATCAGTTTCAATTGGTTTGAATGCGGTCTTAGCAATTcaatttaaattcagttaaaatagaaataacatgacgaaaaaaaaaattaagaaagaaataaaaacctCATGATGATAGTCACAAttaaatttacatccacctcccctcGCGTTTGCTCTTATTACATCCACCCCTTGCGTTtcgtttattacaaataaacccaTCCAAGCTAACACCGTGAAAGAGGTGTTAGTTTTCGAAGTGAAAATGACTATTTTATCCTTGTAGCCATGGAAGAGACTTTAAGGATGAATCAGGGATTTCAGAGCTAAAACTGCTTCTGCATCGCTTGATTGTGAGAGAAGAAGAGCAGCGAGTACGAAGAGAGGAGATAAGCAAGAAATATctttgaaggagaagaaggcccatGGAAAATGTGATGATGTTGCAGGAGTGTGTCGTTTGCTTGATGAAATCCAGAGAGGAATGCTTGGGCGATTGCTTCCTGGTGTAATCATGGATTTTATCTTCACTGCGTCGATGCTTGGCTCTATGAGAATCAACCATGGTCATAACAGTCCCTGTTAATTCTTCTCTGTTTCTACTCCTTGATTCTTCCTCTTTCGctctcaaaaatacaatttctgTGGAGAATAGGGAAAGTTTCTTAGCAGTGTAATGATCTTTTTATTGATCTGATTGATTTTGTAATAGTTTTCTTTAAATTTCACAGTGTTAGCTTGGGTggatttatttgtaataaacgaTATGCGAGGGGAGTAGATGTAATAAGAGCAAATGCaaggggaggtggatgtaaatttccctaagAATTATTTTCCAAAAACACAACAAAGGGCTTGAACTTaaaatccttgataaaactTTTACAATCATCTTCTATTCCCTAAAATCTCAAGGTTAGGTTTGATGTCTATGAGGTAAGGAATCATTTGGGCTTCTTGAGCTAGTAACTAATTTAAACCATTGGCTTGAAGGATCGCATGTATTATCAGTCAAGCACTTGCATGTATTAGTTATAATGGTATTGCTAGAGTCTATATCCAAGCATACAGCGCCATTAATTGACAAGTGCATTCCGGAATCTGATATCTTCTCCCATTTGGAAGTAGTTTCAGTGCAGTTTCTCCCAAGTTTGGCTGGTTGACCTAATACATCAGCTTGTAAGCATAATGATGTTTCAGGATTGGCTGGTTGACCTAATCCATTGAGCAGCAAAGTCTTCTCAGTTGTGTAGTCCCAGGCTTGGCTTTTGTCACAGGGGCCTAGCTTCAATGTTTGTGTCTCTGATTGTTCTAGGACACAAAGGCCCGTTGATGGATGGTACATTACCAAATAATTCACGGGTCCTGCTCCTGGATCTGCATTGGGCAACAAAAATATCAGTTTCCTTGGTGCCATGATTTCAGTCATGAACATATCAGGAAGAACATTAATctggatcaggtcctcgtacTAGAATAATTCTCGTATGTTGTTTGATTTACACTTGGACtccactcaaaataaaaatcaattaaaagaagagagagagattaagtgaaatccaagtgtggatcaaataTCGTACGAGAATCATTTTCATACGAAGACCTGATCCATACTCTAAGAACATACCTTGAAAGATATATTGGAGGCCTGATGTAATCTTATTCTTCAAGCTTAGATTCCGAGGCTGATCATAGTTTTCATCCAACATACTATAAATCTCACCATGATTCACTATCCCTTCTCTCAGGTAATAACTACCTCCAAGTGTCCAGATAGCCCAATCCCAATCCAAATCAGCTGCAATACTAAAGAAGCAACTAAAATACTTATTATCACCAACATTCACTCCTGTTTGGGCCACCCCAAACTCACTAACAAACAATGGAAACCCTTGTTGTAATAGaaatcctcctcctcttttCATTTTATCCCTAGTTGTAATTGCACAAGCTTTGTTTGAATTGTAAGTCCAAGCAGGACCATCAGAGAATGAGTACCAGTGAAGCTCAAATACTAACTTATCTTGAAAACTTACTACAGGTTTCTTGCCTCCAAGGAAAGCTAAGTCATTGTCTGAGTTTAACCCGGAAAGTATGACGAGAACGTTCGGATTTGCCGCGTTCACTGCATTAGCTCCTTTCTGCATGTAACTGatgaagaaagaatgaaaaataaaattctaggtTTAGAACGCATTCTGAAACTCAattcttctcaattttcttgttttagtATACATTCTAGACTCAGAATTTCcaaaaatgcataccaaacatagtctTTAGTTTTTAGGTACATACTTGTACCAATCGTTGACATTTTGTCTGTTTCCTCGGAGCTCATTCCTTAGGCTCATGCCGACTACTGCTGGTACGTTGTTGAACAAAGTAGCCATTCGGGTCAAGCCTTTAATCCACACGTCCGGGTCGAAGTATGGGTCGTTAAAGAAGCCATTGCCATCATTTCTACTGCAACACCAGCCGGGCTTGGTTATGTGGTTGTCCAGAATAACCATCACCTTGTACTTCCCAAGCCGGTTCACCACTTCCTGAGAAGGTTGGATTCCAAAGTGATATCAACTAGAACTGTTTATAAGAACTGGCCGCTCTTGTACGGTCTGGACTGTTTCTGGTTTATATCCTGCAACTGCCGCAACACTGCAGTGACCATCCAGGCACACACCCCAAGGGTTTCCTAGCCGCAGATGTTCACTGCATCAGTGTGGTGGCTGGCTGGCTGCAGAAGATGCAGAGGcaaatatatttataaaattgGTTGATCCTCATTAAGGAGGAAAGAATGCTGCCGGGCTGCATAGTGCAGGCCAGCGCCTCGCTGTGTCTATTTCTCTGCTCCCTCATACGAAATGACATATATTCTACCTAgtgtgggaagagagagagagatgctaaTATAGCTACATGGATAGATAATGATTTACCCCCTAGTACGGAAAGGCATTTATGAAAGCAAAAGTATACATGTAACACAACGGACTAAACTTTCCTActccctcctatgaaatgaAATGGGGTATATGCTCCCATTCCCTAttgtggggagagagagagatagggaAACGCTAGCATGCGTTACACAGTTAGATAATTATTTACCCACTAATATGGAGAGGCATTTATGAAAGCAAAGAATGTTCAAAATTTTCCTGCTACCTGTAATTACAGGCGGCAAAATGGAATTTCGTTCAGATAGATGGGGTATTTGGAAAACGGAGAGGATTCTTTGAAAAGCAACAGGGCCAATGAAGCACACacagaagcatcaataggggtgaGATTTCTGCCTTCATGAGGGGCGGGTTGTCATTTTGACCCTCCTTCGTGTCTGGCAGCAAGGGCTATGCTGTTTTTCAggtttattttttccttttgaaaggCACTAACTTGAAAGGGATGTTTGCAAACCCAGAGGATAGGAGGGAAATGTTCCATTTCAGCACATGAGATTACAGGTAGCAGGAAATTtcaggaaattttttttccaaaaatgtatgaaaaagagagagagagaaagatggatctatatctatatacatatataccttgTAAGCACTTAAGATGCTTAAATGAACCAAGGAAGGATTTTTCTCTGCAATCCCAGCAAGGGCATCATGAAGATTAAGACTCTGGAACATCTGCTGAACAGTGATTGTGCTATAAGATTCATTGACAACCATGTACAGCGGCCAAGTTAGCCGAACACAGTTGAATCCCATCGATGCGATCCGTTGCACAATGCCGTCTACCGGCTGCTTGTTCAGGCCCTCCGGCACCAAGGGTTCAAGGTGTGATGGCCAATTCACGCATGTCAACTTTACTCTGATATTGTCTTCACCAACTATCCAACGTGATTTGGTGTGTAGCCAAGCTGTAACAGGTTGAAGTAAAAGAACATTGGGAGATAGAAcaagagaagataaaaataGTGAGAGAAAGAGCTTCTTCATAATTGAAATCTTAGTATGTACTTGTGAGAGCTCAAGTGATGTCTCTCACATACTTATATTGTAGGAAACAAGTAGATAAGGAATGAGGTGACTCTTA of Macadamia integrifolia cultivar HAES 741 unplaced genomic scaffold, SCU_Mint_v3 scaffold2284, whole genome shotgun sequence contains these proteins:
- the LOC122066189 gene encoding pentatricopeptide repeat-containing protein At2g06000-like, whose product is MTFLLFFSTRLRFRASDIPIVWFHDHAFRGPYPKPISENQRDAWIIKVVCALCVHSSSLDSCFYYFSKVLNPSIAYEAIKRLNNPKLALKLFEFSRVKLELHHSVKTYNFLVKSLSQVGLHDSAKLVFDCLRIDGHLPDSFILGFFVSSCAQVGKFSISKDLLSQAQGSGRSVNPFLCNKLLNHLVKSNRVDEAVCLFRELLKSGFCPDTCTFNILIRGFCRLGEVDKGFEFFNDMGNFGCCPDVVTYNTLINGLSRASEVDRGHGLLKEIQSKHDFSPDVVTYTSVISGYCKLGRMEEASNLFDEMVFSGVKPNLITYNVLIDGFGKSSDMGSALTIYEKMLIQGYHPDVVTFSSLIDGYCRSGQVDQGFKLWHEMCRRNLSPNEYTFAILINAFCKENRLNEACEFMRQLEWKNIIPQPFMYNPVVDGFCKAGNVDEANLIVTEMEEKKCNPDKLTFTILIIGHCMKGRMNEAISIFHKMLTTGCIPDTITVNSLVSRLLKAGMPNEANQIVLTVLEKNSGLDLSSSTKSLGQIEIPVAV
- the LOC122066186 gene encoding glycosyl hydrolase 5 family protein-like, which translates into the protein MKKLFLSLFLSSLVLSPNVLLLQPVTAWLHTKSRWIVGEDNIRVKLTCVNWPSHLEPLVPEGLNKQPVDGIVQRIASMGFNCVRLTWPLYMVVNESYSTITVQQMFQSLNLHDALAGIAEKNPSLVHLSILSAYKEVVNRLGKYKVMVILDNHITKPGWCCSRNDGNGFFNDPYFDPDVWIKGLTRMATLFNNVPAVVGMSLRNELRGNRQNVNDWYNYMQKGANAVNAANPNVLVILSGLNSDNDLAFLGGKKPVVSFQDKLVFELHWYSFSDGPAWTYNSNKACAITTRDKMKRGGGFLLQQGFPLFVSEFGVAQTGVNVGDNKYFSCFFSIAADLDWDWAIWTLGGSYYLREGIVNHGEIYSMLDENYDQPRNLSLKNKITSGLQYIFQDPGAGPVNYLVMYHPSTGLCVLEQSETQTLKLGPCDKSQAWDYTTEKTLLLNGLGQPANPETSLCLQADVLGQPAKLGRNCTETTSKWEKISDSGMHLSINGAVCLDIDSSNTIITNTCKCLTDNTCDPSSQWFKLVTSSRSPNDSLPHRHQT